The Sphingomonas sp. NBWT7 nucleotide sequence CGTGCGGCAGACGATCTCGTCGCGCTGGTTCAGCCCGATGTGCTCGAAGGTGACGATTCCCTGCCCCGGCCGCGACGCCGACGGGCGCAGCGCTTTCACCTCCGTCTCGACGCGAATCGTGTCGCCTGCGAACACAGGCTTGGGAAACACCGTCTCGCTCATGCCGAGATTGGCGATGGTGGTGCCGAAGGTCGTGTCCTGGACACTCAGCCCGATGACGAGGCCGAGCGTGAAGAGCGAGTTGATCAGCGGGCGGCCGAACTCGGTCGTCGCGGCATAAGCGTGATCGATGTGCAGCGCGGCGGGATTGTAGGTCAGCGCGGAGAACAGCATGTTGTCCGCCTCGATCACCGTCCGGCGGATCTCATGGACGAAGCGCTGCCCGATCTCGAACTGTTCGAACCAGAGCCCGGCCATCAGCCGCGCCCCCGGGCGATGAGGTCGATCAGGCGGCGGCATTGCGCACGCTGGCGCGCGATGCCGAAGACGAGCAAAACGTTGAGCACGGTGATCTCCACCAGAAAGAACCAGATCGAGCTGCCGGCGAGCATACTGACCCCGAGCATGACGGTGCGTGGGTTCGCGCCCAGCGCCGCCGGAATGCCGAGGATCGCGGGGCCGCTCTCACGCGCGAGCCGGGCGATCCGATGCCGCTCGTGCGGATCGATCTCCGCGCCCGCGACCAGCGCGTTGACGCGGTCGGTCGCGCCGGTGACAAGCCCCGAGAGCAGCAGGTAGAGCGCGCTGAACGCCCGGCCAGGCCCGCGCGGGACGGCACGATTGTGCTGCAGCCACGGCACGCCATAGGCCCACCATTGGTAGCTGCGCCGGGAGCTCTCCGCGAACACCGACTGCATCACGCGCGAGAGACCGGCAGCTACCGCGAGCACCCATGCGCCGATCCCGATCGCATCGTCGAGCGTGGTGGCAAGCAGGACGTAGAGGATGATGTGCCCGCCGTAATCGCACAGCCCGTCGACGAGTTCGCCGATCGGGCTCGCCCGCCCCGTCATCCGCGCCAGATCGCCGTCCGCCCCGTCGACGACATGCCACAGCAGATGAAGCAGGAAACCGCCGGCGATCGCGGCGGGCGTGCCGACGCGCGCGTAGAGGATGCCGGTCGTCACCACCATCAGGGCGCCGAACAGCGATACCATGTTGGGCGTTACCGGCGTACGCGCGAGCGCGGTCGCGAGCCGACGCGCCGCGGGATGATATAGAACGCGATTCAAAAAGCCTTGCAGTTCGCGCGGCTTTCCCGTCACAGTCGGTCGCAATTCGATCGTCGCCACTTTTCGCGCCCCCTTGGGCGTGCCCCTAGCACCGCCATGCGTCGCTTGACAGGCGTCGCGCATCTGTCACGACGCTGCCATTCTTTTGTCATCGCCGGGCGGTTTCCCGGCGCTCGGGGGTTTGCATAGAAATGGCGACGATCAAGGTTGCGGTTATCGGGGTCGGCAATTGCGCGTCGAGCCTGGTACAAGGCAAGTATCACTATGCCTCGAGCAACACGGCGCACGGCCTGATCCACGAGGAGATCGGCGGTTATCGCGTGTCCGATCTCGATTTCGTCGCGGCGTTCGACGTGGATTCGCGCAAGGTCGGTCAGGATCTCGGCAAGGCGATCTTCGCCAAGCCGAACTGCACCAAGGTGTTCCACGCCGACGTGCCGAATACGGGCACGGTGGTGAAGATGGGCGCGAAGCTCGACGGCGTCGCGAAGCACATGCTGACCGCGGCGAACGATCGCGGCTTCGAGATTGACGAGACGCGCGATGCGTCCAAGGCGGAGATCATCGCCGAGCTGAAGGCGTCGGGTGCGGAAATCCTCGTCAACTTCCTGCCCGTCGGCAGCCAGGACGCGACCGAATTCTACATGGAATGCGCGCTCGAGGCAGGCGTCGGCGTCGTCAACTGCATGCCGGTGTTCATCGCCAGCCGCCCCGAGTGGGAGAAGAAGTTCGCCGAGGCCGGCCTGCCGATCATCGGCGACGACGTGAAGGCGCAGGTCGGCGCGACCATCGTCCACCGCGTGCTGTCGAACCTGTTCCGTCAGCGCGGCGTGACGATCGATCACACCTATCAGCTCAACACCGGCGGCAACACCGACTTCATGAACATGCTCGACCGCAATCGCCTGTCGAGCAAGAAGGAATCGAAGACCGAGGCAGTGCAGGCGGTGCTCGCCGAGCGGCTGGCGGACGAGAACATTCACGTCGGCCCGTCGGATTATATCCCCTGGCTGCACGACAACAAGCTGTGCTTCCTTCGGCTCGAGGGCAATCTGTTCGGCGACGTGCCGATGAACCTCGAACTGCGCCTGTCGGTGGAGGACTCGCCCAATTCCGCGGCAGTTGTGGTCGACGCGATCCGCTGCGTGAAGGTGGCGCTCGACCGCGGCACCGGCGGCGCGCTGACCGGCCCGTCGGCGTTCTTCTGCAAGCACCCGCCCGAGCAGTTCACCGACGACGTCGCAGCGCAGCTGACCGACGAGTTCATTCACGCCGACGCGCGCATCGCCGCCGAATAAGCGGGCGGCGCAGGCCAGGATATCGGGATGAAAGCGCTCATCGTCGCAGCCGGCTATGGCAGCCGGCTGCGGTCGGTCTCCCCGTCGAAGCCATTGACCATGGTTGCCGGCGTGCCGCTGATTGCGCGCGTGATCACGGCGGCGCGGGCGGGCGGCGCGACCGAATTCGTCGTCGTCACCGGACACGAGGGTGCGAGGCTTGCCGGCTTCCTCCATACGCTCGATCCGGCGATCACCTGCGTCGCGACGCCCGACTGGAATCTCGCGAACGGCCACTCGGTGCTGACGGGCGCGGCGGTTATCGGCGCCGCACCGCACCTCCTGATGATGGCGGACCATCTGTTCGATCCCGCCATCGTGCACGCGACCATCGCCGCGCCCGCCGCCGCGCTGACGCTCGCGATCGACCGCCGGCTCGACAATCCGCTCGTCGATCTTGACGACGTCACGCGCGTACGCACCGATGGCGATCGGATCGTCGCGATCGGCAAGCATCTCGCCGACTATGACGCGTTCGACTGCGGCGTATTTGCGGTCGATGGCCGCTTCCACGACGCCCTTCGGCAATCGATCGCCGGCGGCGGGCCGGGATCGATCTCCGCCGGGGTCGAGACGCTGGCGGCGCAGGGCGATGCGCGCGTCGTGGACGTCGGCGACGCCTGGTGGCTCGATGTCGACGATCCGCGCGCGCTGGCGCAGGCCGAAGCAGCGTTCACCTGACCTCGGCGCTGCGAAGCGATCGCAAGTGAAACAAGCCGTCGCCTGACCGGTTACCTGCCTGAACCTTGAAGGACGGGCAGACGATGACGACGGCGCAAATCTATCGCGACCTGAAGGCCGATCATGACAAGCAGCGGGCGATGCTCAAATCGCTCGGCGAACTCCGCGGCGATACCAACAAGCGCAAGAAGCTGTTCGAGGAATTCCGGCTCGAGTTGCAAAGCCATGCCGCGGCGGAGGAAGAGTCGCTCTACGCGGTGATGCTCGGCAAGCCCGATCTGCGCGACGACGCGCGCCACTCGGTCGCTGAGCACAAGGAGGTCGACGACCTGCTCGGCGAATTGATGGACCTCGATTTCGGATCGGACGAGTGGGAATCGAAGTTCTTCCACATGCGCCACCGCTACGAACATCACATCGAGGAAGAAGAGGAAGAAATGTTCCCGGCGGCCGACGCTGTGCTCGACGACAAGGTCGAGGCGGAAATGGCGGATACCTACGAGGAGCGTAAGCCCAAGGAGCTCGAGCTCGCGCGCGACAATCCGCCGGGCGGCGACGAGCGCGACTGAGCGACGCGGCGGCGCGCGGCGCGATGCGTCTCGTCACCCTGGCGACGCCCGACGATTTCGACGCGTGGCGCGATCAGGCGCGCGCGCTGGCGAGCGACGACGTGCCGCCGGACGACATCGTATGGCAGGTGGGATCGCACGGCGGTGATCTGTTCGCCGCTGGCGCGACACCACGCCACGACGCCGTCGGCACGCCGCTCAAGGTGCCGCGCGGCTTCATCGATCTCGCGCGCAACGCAATCCTGCACCGCGATCCCGAGCGCTTCGCGCTGCTCTACACCCTGCTCATTCGGCTGCGGCGCGAGACCGGGTTGATCGAGGATCACGCAGACCCACTGGTGCGCCGGCTGGAGGGCCTCGCGAAGCATGTGCGCCGCGATATCCACAAGATGCGCGCCTTTGTCCGCTTCCGCGAGGTCGCGGACGACAGCGAAGGCGGGGGCGAGAGCCGCTACGTCGCGTGGTTCGAGCCCGATCATCACATCGTGCGTGCCAACGCCGCCTTCTTCGTCAACCGTTTCGCCAGCATGCGCTGGTCGATCCTGACGCCCGAGGTATCGCTGCACTGGGATGGTGCCGCGCTCAGCGAGGGGCCCGGCGCGACCAAGGCTGATGCGCCCGACGGCGATCCGATCGAGGAGGTGTGGAAAACCTATTACGCGTCGATCTTCAACCCGGCGCGCGTCAAGGTCGGCGCGATGCTGAAGGAGATGCCGCGCAAATACTGGAAGAACATGCCGGAAACCGCGCTCGTCCCCGGACTGCTCGCGCGGGCACAGGCACGGGAGAGCGGGATGATCGAGAAGGCACGGACAGCGCCGGGCGGCAACAGCGAGATTGCATGGGACGCGCTGCGCGAGGAGGCGCTGGGGTGCACGCGCTGCCATCTCTATCGCCCCGCGACGCAGACGGTGTTCGGCGAAGGGCCGGTATCGGCGGCGATCATGTTCGTTGGCGAGCAGCCGGGCGACCAGGAAGATCTGGCCGGGCGCCCGTTCGTCGGCCCCGCTGGGCAGGTGTTCGACCGGGCACTCGGTGAGGCCGGGATCGACCGCGCCCAAACCTACGTCACCAACGCGGTGAAGCACTTCAAGTTCGAGCCGCGCGGCAAGCGGCGCATTCACGCCAAGCCCGACGCCGGCGAGATCGAGGCGTGCCGCTGGTGGATCGAGCAGGAGCAGATGCTGGTCCGGCCGAAGGTAACGGTCGCGCTCGGCGCCACCGCCGCGCGATCCTTGTTCGGCAAGGCGATGACGATCAGCCGCGAGCGCGGTCGCGCGCTTGCCCTGCCCGACGGCGGCGGCGAGGCCTGGATCACGGTGCATCCGAGCTACCTGCTGCGGCTGCCCGATGAAGCCGCGCGGACGGCAGAATATGCCCACTTCGTCGCGGATCTTAAACTTGCCAAGGCCGCCGCCGCTTAGCGTCGGCTTTCACAAAGCGATCGGCACAGCAGTTCGCCAGCCCATCCGCCACGCGATCCGCGACGTTTCGTTACCCGGCCGCTCCCTGGATTGACCGGCGCTGCGGCTTCACGCAGGGCGCGCGCCATGATCGAGAAGATTATCGCGGCGCTGTTCGTCTTCGTGGTGGGGGTCATCCGCGCAGGTGGCTATTGGGGCGTCGCCCTGCTGATGGCGATCGAGAGCGCGTGCATTCCGCTGCCGTCGGAGATCATCATGCCGTTCGCCGGCTATCTCGTGTCGACGGGCGAGATGAACCTCTATCTCGCGGCGACGGCGGGCGCGCTGGGCTGCAATCTCGGCTCGATCGTCGCCTATGAGGTTGGGCGCCGCGGGGGGCGACCGATGGCGGAGAAATGGGGCAAGTACGTGCTCGTCGGTCCGGCCGAGCTCGACCTCGCCGATCGCTTCTTCAACCGCTGGGGCGCGGCTGCGATCCTCATCGGGCGCATGCTACCGGTGATCCGCACCTTCATCGCCTTTCCGGCCGGGGTCGCGCGGATGAAGCTGATCCCGTTCCACGTCTATACGTTCATCGGCTCGTGGCCGTTCTGCTACCTGCTCGCCTGGGTTGGCGCGAAGCTGGGCAGCGCGTGGCATACCGATCCGCGGCTGAAAGCGGCGTTTCATCAGGCGCATATCGTCATCGGCGTCGCGATCGTCGCCGCCGGCGCATTCTATCTGTGGCACAAGCTTCACGGCCTCAAGAAGAAGCACTGATCGCGATCGGCGGCGCTTCCCCGCCGCCGGTTCAGCGCAGGCCGAGCATCTTGTGCGTCTGCAACGACAGGCGCCAGCGCGGCCGATCCATCACTAGCGCCATCGCCGCTGCCTGGTTCGCCGCGGCATTGGCGTCGTCGAGCGGCTGGATCAAATGGTGGTGGAAATCCCACCCCTCCATCGCCTCGACGTCGCTGCCCGGCTGCGGCCACACCAGCTTCAGTTCGTTGCCTCGGCGCTGCACCGTCGTGCTGCCCGCCTTGGGGCTGATGCACACCCAATCGATCTCGGGATGGACGGGCAGCGTGCCGTTGCTCTCGATCGCGATAAAGAAGCCCGCGGCGTGCAGCGCATCGACCAGCGCGTCGTCGACCTGAAGCATCGGTTCGCCCCCGGTCAGCACCACGAAGCGATCCGCCTCGCCCCCCTGCCACATCGCGACCGCTGCGTCGGCGAGCGCCGCGGCATCGGCGAAGCGCCCGCCGCCGAGCCCGTCGATGCCGACGAAATCGGTGTCGCAGAAACGGCAGATCGCGGTCGCACGATCCTGCTCGCGCCCCGACCACAGGTTGCAGCCGGTGAAACGGACGAAGACCGCCCGCCGCCCCGCCTGTGCGCCCTCACCCTGTAGGGTGAGGAACATTTCCTTGACCGCGTAGCTCATCAGGGTGCCGGCGGGGTGACCGCGTAGGCGGTGGGATCGGCGATCCCGGCGTCGTCGAACCCCTTGTGACGCAGCCGGCAGCTGTCGCACAGCCCGCAGTGAAGCCCGCCCGGCGCGGGATCGTAGCACGACCAGCTGATCCCGAGATCGAGCCCGAGCCTTGTGCCCTCCCGCACGATATCGGCCTTGGTCATGCTCTGCAGTGGCGCATGGATGCGGAACGGCTTCCCCTCGACGCCGGCCTTGGTGGCGAGTTCGGCGAGCGTCTCGAAGCCAGCGATGAACTCGGGCCGGCAATCGGGATAGCCCGAATAGTCGAGCGCATTGACGCCGATGTAGAGCGAACGCGCACCTGATGCCTCGGCCCAGGCGAGCGCGAGGCTGAGGAACACGGTGTTGCGCGCCGGAACGTAGGTAACTGGAATGTCGCCGCCCACGCCGTCCTTCGGCACCTCGATATCCGCCGTCAGCGCCGAGCCGCCGAACGCCGACAGGTCGATCGGCAGGACGACGTGGCGCGTCGCGCCGAGCAGCCGGGCGATGCGGCGGGCGGCGGCGAGCTCGACTTGGTGGCGCTGGTTATAGT carries:
- a CDS encoding MaoC family dehydratase; this translates as MAGLWFEQFEIGQRFVHEIRRTVIEADNMLFSALTYNPAALHIDHAYAATTEFGRPLINSLFTLGLVIGLSVQDTTFGTTIANLGMSETVFPKPVFAGDTIRVETEVKALRPSASRPGQGIVTFEHIGLNQRDEIVCRTTRAALMMARPAS
- a CDS encoding CDP-alcohol phosphatidyltransferase family protein; its protein translation is MNRVLYHPAARRLATALARTPVTPNMVSLFGALMVVTTGILYARVGTPAAIAGGFLLHLLWHVVDGADGDLARMTGRASPIGELVDGLCDYGGHIILYVLLATTLDDAIGIGAWVLAVAAGLSRVMQSVFAESSRRSYQWWAYGVPWLQHNRAVPRGPGRAFSALYLLLSGLVTGATDRVNALVAGAEIDPHERHRIARLARESGPAILGIPAALGANPRTVMLGVSMLAGSSIWFFLVEITVLNVLLVFGIARQRAQCRRLIDLIARGRG
- a CDS encoding inositol-3-phosphate synthase; this encodes MATIKVAVIGVGNCASSLVQGKYHYASSNTAHGLIHEEIGGYRVSDLDFVAAFDVDSRKVGQDLGKAIFAKPNCTKVFHADVPNTGTVVKMGAKLDGVAKHMLTAANDRGFEIDETRDASKAEIIAELKASGAEILVNFLPVGSQDATEFYMECALEAGVGVVNCMPVFIASRPEWEKKFAEAGLPIIGDDVKAQVGATIVHRVLSNLFRQRGVTIDHTYQLNTGGNTDFMNMLDRNRLSSKKESKTEAVQAVLAERLADENIHVGPSDYIPWLHDNKLCFLRLEGNLFGDVPMNLELRLSVEDSPNSAAVVVDAIRCVKVALDRGTGGALTGPSAFFCKHPPEQFTDDVAAQLTDEFIHADARIAAE
- a CDS encoding NTP transferase domain-containing protein, which codes for MKALIVAAGYGSRLRSVSPSKPLTMVAGVPLIARVITAARAGGATEFVVVTGHEGARLAGFLHTLDPAITCVATPDWNLANGHSVLTGAAVIGAAPHLLMMADHLFDPAIVHATIAAPAAALTLAIDRRLDNPLVDLDDVTRVRTDGDRIVAIGKHLADYDAFDCGVFAVDGRFHDALRQSIAGGGPGSISAGVETLAAQGDARVVDVGDAWWLDVDDPRALAQAEAAFT
- a CDS encoding hemerythrin domain-containing protein, with translation MTTAQIYRDLKADHDKQRAMLKSLGELRGDTNKRKKLFEEFRLELQSHAAAEEESLYAVMLGKPDLRDDARHSVAEHKEVDDLLGELMDLDFGSDEWESKFFHMRHRYEHHIEEEEEEMFPAADAVLDDKVEAEMADTYEERKPKELELARDNPPGGDERD
- a CDS encoding UdgX family uracil-DNA binding protein (This protein belongs to the uracil DNA glycosylase superfamily, members of which act in excision repair of DNA. However, it belongs more specifically to UdgX branch, whose founding member was found to bind uracil in DNA (where it does not belong), without cleaving it, appears to promote DNA repair by a pathway involving RecA, rather than base excision.), with the protein product MRLVTLATPDDFDAWRDQARALASDDVPPDDIVWQVGSHGGDLFAAGATPRHDAVGTPLKVPRGFIDLARNAILHRDPERFALLYTLLIRLRRETGLIEDHADPLVRRLEGLAKHVRRDIHKMRAFVRFREVADDSEGGGESRYVAWFEPDHHIVRANAAFFVNRFASMRWSILTPEVSLHWDGAALSEGPGATKADAPDGDPIEEVWKTYYASIFNPARVKVGAMLKEMPRKYWKNMPETALVPGLLARAQARESGMIEKARTAPGGNSEIAWDALREEALGCTRCHLYRPATQTVFGEGPVSAAIMFVGEQPGDQEDLAGRPFVGPAGQVFDRALGEAGIDRAQTYVTNAVKHFKFEPRGKRRIHAKPDAGEIEACRWWIEQEQMLVRPKVTVALGATAARSLFGKAMTISRERGRALALPDGGGEAWITVHPSYLLRLPDEAARTAEYAHFVADLKLAKAAAA
- a CDS encoding DedA family protein; the encoded protein is MIEKIIAALFVFVVGVIRAGGYWGVALLMAIESACIPLPSEIIMPFAGYLVSTGEMNLYLAATAGALGCNLGSIVAYEVGRRGGRPMAEKWGKYVLVGPAELDLADRFFNRWGAAAILIGRMLPVIRTFIAFPAGVARMKLIPFHVYTFIGSWPFCYLLAWVGAKLGSAWHTDPRLKAAFHQAHIVIGVAIVAAGAFYLWHKLHGLKKKH
- the queE gene encoding 7-carboxy-7-deazaguanine synthase, with translation MSYAVKEMFLTLQGEGAQAGRRAVFVRFTGCNLWSGREQDRATAICRFCDTDFVGIDGLGGGRFADAAALADAAVAMWQGGEADRFVVLTGGEPMLQVDDALVDALHAAGFFIAIESNGTLPVHPEIDWVCISPKAGSTTVQRRGNELKLVWPQPGSDVEAMEGWDFHHHLIQPLDDANAAANQAAAMALVMDRPRWRLSLQTHKMLGLR
- the queC gene encoding 7-cyano-7-deazaguanine synthase QueC, whose translation is MTSEQSQPALAPAVVLVSGGLDSMVSAAIAREAGHPLLALSIDYNQRHQVELAAARRIARLLGATRHVVLPIDLSAFGGSALTADIEVPKDGVGGDIPVTYVPARNTVFLSLALAWAEASGARSLYIGVNALDYSGYPDCRPEFIAGFETLAELATKAGVEGKPFRIHAPLQSMTKADIVREGTRLGLDLGISWSCYDPAPGGLHCGLCDSCRLRHKGFDDAGIADPTAYAVTPPAP